One Setaria viridis chromosome 5, Setaria_viridis_v4.0, whole genome shotgun sequence genomic region harbors:
- the LOC117856969 gene encoding homeobox-leucine zipper protein ROC9, protein MPTLKPAKTRAFKLEIHQLFNSRALAIGFRASLAASGQQQGELCSSAGQMGSSRPPPRTQDFFPAPALSLSLAVAFGRNEPAASGGEGVEAGDEGDGGIRLRQGEAAEISSENTGPGSQSGGAWSGGEEAAGHGDGGGNKRRKSYHRHTAEQIKAMEAVFRESPHPDEKQRQQLSQELGLSARQVKFWFQNRRTQIKATQERHENSLLKSEMEKLQEENRAMRELVKKSPRCPGCGAAAASTEEQQLRLENAKLKAEIERLRGTPGNTTTDAVASPASPSCSAQAIQIKSRSSVEGDVHGGGLLGRDKTSILELAGRALHELATMCSSGEPLWVRSAETGRDVLDYDEYARLFQRGDVPGDQRPGWSVEASRETGVVYLDTTRLVNAFMDVNQWMMLFPTMISKAATLGVIQVIENDDQDGVVQLMFAEVQTLTPLVPTREFNFLRHCKKLTADKWAMVDVSVDDVEPEAQTTSSTACKCLKKPSGCVVEEQSNGRCKVTWVEHATCRNAAVPSMYRSAAASGLAFGARRWVAALQLQCERMVFSVATNIPARDSSGVATPAGRRSVLKLAHRMTSSLCRVIGGSRDLAWSRPASNRGGGQGDGVRMTSRRNIGDPGEPRGLIACAVLSAWLPVNPAALFDFLRDESRRHEWDVMLPPGRPVQSCASVAKGKDRRNCVTAYAARSPAGEQGSEWILQDSSTNPCECTVAYAPVDAAALRPVIDGHDSSGVALLPCGFAVMPDGLEPRPSVITSRKGEEESRAAAEAGGSLVTVAFQALASSSPTADDALPPDSVEAVAGLASCALGNIKKAMRCEDC, encoded by the exons ATGCCAACCCTCAAGCCTGCAAAAACAAGGGCTTTCAAGCTTGAAATCCACCAGTTATTCAATTCCCGTGCTCTAGCCATAGGCTTCCGGGCATCATTGGCGGCCTCCGGCCAGCAGCAAGGCGAGCTCTGCTCCAGCGCCGGGCAAATGGGATCCAGTCGACCACCACCCCGCACCCAGGACTTCTTCCCGGCTCCGGCGCTCTCCCTCTCGCTT GCGGTTGCCTTTGGCCGGAACGAACCGGCGGCGTCTGGTGGAGAGGGAGTGGAGGCAGGCGACGAGGGCGATGGCGGGATCAGACTACGGCAAGGTGAGGCGGCGGAGATCAGCAGCGAGAACACGGGGCCGGGGAGCCAGTCCGGCGGTGCGTGGTCCGGCGGGGAAGAAGCAGCGGGCCATGGAGACGGGGGTGGcaacaagaggaggaagagctacCACAGGCACACCGCTGAGCAGATCAAGGCCATGGAGGC GGTATTCAGAGAGTCCCCGCATCCAGACGagaagcagcggcagcagctcaGCCAGGAGCTCGGCCTCTCTGCACGCCAAGTCAAGTTCTGGTTCCAGAACCGGCGAACTCAGATCAAG GCAACCCAGGAGCGGCACGAGAACTCGCTGCTCAAGTCCGAGATGGAGAAGCTCCAGGAGGAGAACCGCGCCATGCGAGAGCTCGTCAAGAAATCGCCACGCTGTCCAGGctgtggcgccgccgccgcgagcaccGAAGAGCAGCAGCTCCGGCTGGAGAACGCCAAGCTCAAAGCCGAG ATAGAGAGGCTGCGCGGGACGCCGGGAAACACCACCACCGATGCGGTCGCCTCCCCGGCCTCGCCGTCGTGCTCCGCGCAGGCCATCCAAATCAAGAGCAGGAGCTCAGTCGAAGGGGACGTCCACGGCGGTGGCCTCTTGGGGCGCGACAAGACGAGTATCCTGGAGCTGGCCGGCCGCGCGCTGCACGAGCTGGCGACGATGTGCTCCTCCGGGGAGCCGCTCTGGGTGCGCAGCGCCGAGACCGGCCGCGACGTCCTGGACTACGACGAGTACGCGCGGCTGTTCCAGCGCGGCGACGTTCCCGGCGACCAGCGGCCCGGGTGGTCTGTTGAGGCGTCAAGGGAAACCGGTGTTGTTTACCTCGACACGACGCGGCTCGTGAATGCTTTCATGGATGTG AACCAATGGATGATGCTATTTCCTACCATGATCTCGAAGGCCGCGACGCTGGGTGTGATCCAAGTAATCGAGAACGATGACCAAGACGGCGTCGTGCAATTG ATGTTCGCAGAGGTCCAGACGCTGACACCGCTGGTACCAACAAGGGAGTTCAACTTCCTTCGTCACTGCAAGAAGCTTACTGCTGACAAATGGGCCATGGTCGATGTCTCCGTCGACGACGTTGAACCGGAAGCAcagacgacgtcgtcgacggcTTGCAAGTGCTTGAAGAAGCCCTCGGGGTGCGTCGTAGAAGAGCAGAGCAACGGCCGCTGCAAG GTGACCTGGGTGGAGCACGCCACATGCCGCAACGCCGCGGTTCCGTCCATGTATCGGTCAGCGGCCGCGAGCGGCCTGGCGTTCGGCGCGAGGCGCTGGGTGGCGGCGCTCCAGCTCCAGTGCGAGCGGATGGTCTTCTCGGTGGCGACCAACATTCCGGCAAGGGACTCGAGCG GCGTCGCCACACCGGCGGGCAGGAGGAGCGTCCTGAAGCTGGCGCACCGGATGACATCGAGCCTGTGCCGCGTCATCGGCGGATCGCGGGACCTGGCGTGGAGCCGACCGGCGTCgaaccgcggcggcggccagggcgaCGGCGTCCGGATGACGTCGCGGAGGAACATCGGCGACCCTGGCGAACCGCGGGGGCTGATCGCGTGCGCCGTGCTGTCGGCGTGGCTGCCGGTGAACCCGGCGGCTCTCTTCGACTTCCTCAGGGACGAGTCGCGGCGCCACGAGTGGGACGTGATGCTGCCGCCCGGGCGACCCGTTCAGAGCTGCGCCAGCGTGGCGAAGGGGAAGGACCGCCGCAACTGCGTCACGGCATAC GCCGCGAGATCACCCGCGGGAGAGCAGGGCAGCGAGTGGATCCTCCAGGACAGCAGCACCAACCCCTGCGAGTGCACCGTCGCGTACGCGCCGGTCGACGCGGCGGCCCTGCGGCCGGTGATCGACGGGCACGACTCGAGCGGCGTGGCCCTGCTGCCGTGCGGCTTCGCGGTGATGCCGGACGGCCTGGAGCCCAGGCCCTCGGTGATCACGTcgaggaagggggaggaggagagcagggcggcggcagaggcgggCGGGTCGCTGGTCACCGTGGCTTTCCAGGCGCTGGCCAGCTCGTCGCCGACGGCGGATGATGCGCTTCCGCCGGACTCCGTGGAGGCCGTGGCGGGCCTGGCGTCGTGCGCGCTGGGCAACATCAAGAAGGCGATGCGGTGCGAGGATTGCTGA
- the LOC117856972 gene encoding probable protein ABIL5 yields the protein MDAEAGEAGEASTSGAAVPFGRSSSRLGGPGAESFDGALRELKDLRSQLHEAADCCEKAFLKTEKKKLILEGTKSYICDAVVAVVDHLGTVSSKLEHKLQEKTDVTQAERKINFLKQRLLTCEQYVTSRKLLTVRGDPDAIQYHRRYISQSVQWTKQENGASSSKNGLEVLKVTGPKLSGAGLTLKPYDVQPSTGKEHTTASASFDDSPRTLRRSFSFRVEDVHIILGDDKKKANHGSNILSFLKKTRRHA from the exons atggacgccgaggccggcgaggcgggggaggcgtcgacgagcggcgcggcggtgccgtTCGGCAGGTCGTCGTCGCGGCTCGGCGGGCCCGGCGCCGAGAGCTTCGACGGCGCGCTCAGG GAGCTCAAGGATCTCCGGTCGCAGCTGCACGAGGCCGCGGACTGCTGCGAGAAAGCGTTCCTCAAAAccgagaagaagaagct GATTCTGGAGGGTACAAAGAGCTACATCTGCGATGCAGTCGTAGCTGTGGTTGATCACTTGGGGACTGTTTCGTCCAAGCTTGAGCACAAGCTGCAGGAGAAGACTGACGTCACACAGGCAGAACGAAAGATCAACTTCTTGAAACAG AGGCTTTTGACATGCGAACAGTATGTCACTTCCCGGAAGCTTTTGACTGTGCGAGGAGATCCTGATGCCATTCAATATCATCGTCGTTACATCTCACAAT CTGTTCAATGGACCAAACAGGAAAATGGTGCTAGCTCGAG TAAAAATGGTCTGGAAGTTCTGAAAGTTACTGGCCCAAAACTATCTGGAGCTGGCCTCACTCTCAAACCTTATGATGTTCAACCATCAACTG GGAAAGAACATACCACGGCATCTGCAAGTTTTGATGACAGCCCAAGGACCCTAAGAAGGTCATTTTCTTTTAGAGTAGAG GATGTTCACATTATTCTAGGTGATGACAAGAAGAAGGCCAATCATGGGAGTAACATCTTGTCATTTCTCAAGAAAACTAGGCGGCATGCATAA